In a single window of the Methanolobus psychrophilus R15 genome:
- a CDS encoding 7-cyano-7-deazaguanine tRNA-ribosyltransferase, giving the protein MSSRFDIIHKDTAGRIGRLTTPHGVVETPTVMPVINPNIQTIKPSEMRDFGAQILITNSYIIYRKDELREKALKDGLHSLLDFDGPIMTDSGSFQLSVYGEVEVTNEQIIDFQQKIGSDIGVPLDIPSPPDVSFERASEELDITIERLQAAKKLVTGDMLLAGPVQGSSYMQLRERCARTLSETGFDVYPFGAVVPLMESYRYADLVDVIAASKKGLDPTAPVHLFGAGHPMMFALAVALGCDLFDSAAYALYAKDRRYITSRGTYHVDDLKYLPCSCPICLKHSPEELKKAHNSTELLARHNLYVTFEEIRIIKQAIWEGNLLELVEQRCRSHPRMLEALKQMYTHSEWLEKLDPASKSTFFYCGPESAKRPEVLRFANQLERFTIRGSALIRPAPIKLDSGYDNVLVFKPPFGSYPQELAEIYPLNAEVPRTHDHESLEQAYINTIRLAELNPEAEFTYLLVERFRHPLVEKLESLPNVQVIVGHNP; this is encoded by the coding sequence ATGTCATCACGATTCGATATTATCCATAAGGACACAGCAGGCCGTATAGGCAGGCTTACAACACCCCATGGCGTTGTGGAGACTCCCACGGTCATGCCAGTGATCAACCCCAATATCCAGACGATAAAACCCTCAGAGATGAGGGACTTTGGGGCTCAGATACTGATCACTAACTCCTACATCATTTACCGCAAGGATGAACTGAGAGAGAAAGCCCTGAAAGACGGCCTTCACTCGCTCCTTGATTTTGACGGTCCCATAATGACAGACTCGGGTTCGTTCCAGCTCTCGGTATATGGCGAGGTCGAGGTCACCAATGAACAGATAATAGACTTCCAGCAGAAGATTGGCAGTGACATCGGTGTACCGCTGGATATACCGAGCCCTCCCGATGTCAGCTTTGAGCGTGCCAGCGAGGAACTTGACATTACCATCGAGCGCCTGCAGGCAGCCAAGAAGCTTGTGACCGGGGATATGCTGCTGGCAGGCCCCGTACAGGGTTCTTCCTACATGCAGTTGCGGGAAAGATGTGCAAGAACGCTCTCTGAAACAGGTTTTGATGTCTATCCTTTCGGTGCCGTTGTCCCGCTCATGGAATCATATCGCTATGCTGACCTTGTGGATGTCATTGCCGCCTCCAAGAAAGGACTTGACCCCACAGCTCCCGTACACTTGTTCGGCGCCGGGCATCCCATGATGTTCGCCCTGGCCGTGGCGCTTGGGTGTGACCTCTTCGACTCGGCAGCATATGCGCTATATGCCAAGGACCGGCGTTACATCACAAGCAGGGGAACTTACCATGTGGACGACCTGAAGTATCTCCCATGCTCATGTCCCATCTGCCTGAAGCATTCCCCGGAAGAGCTTAAAAAAGCCCACAACTCCACGGAACTACTTGCAAGGCACAACCTTTACGTCACATTTGAAGAGATACGCATCATAAAGCAGGCAATATGGGAAGGCAACCTCCTGGAGCTCGTGGAGCAGCGCTGCCGCTCACATCCGCGCATGCTTGAAGCTCTCAAACAGATGTACACTCACTCAGAGTGGCTCGAGAAACTGGACCCTGCTTCCAAATCTACTTTCTTCTACTGCGGCCCTGAATCTGCTAAGAGGCCTGAGGTACTGCGCTTTGCTAACCAGCTTGAACGCTTCACGATACGCGGCTCAGCCCTTATCAGGCCGGCCCCCATAAAGCTTGACAGCGGGTATGACAACGTACTGGTCTTCAAACCACCCTTCGGATCCTATCCTCAGGAGCTTGCAGAGATTTACCCTCTCAATGCGGAAGTGCCAAGGACTCATGACCACGAATCCCTGGAGCAGGCATATATCAATACCATCAGGCTTGCAGAGCTCAATCCTGAAGCTGAGTTCACATATCTCCTGGTGGAAAGATTCAGACACCCTCTGGTGGAAAAACTGGAGAGCCTCCCGAATGTACAGGTAATCGTTGGCCACAATCCGTGA
- a CDS encoding FAD dependent oxidoreductase, translating to MDSDIIVIGASSAGMMAARNAARKGRSVILLDRKEAAGIPSHPANTFFKGMFDRTGETLDQSYVIKTLKGAHIIAPSGREVIFEGESYFLDRRKFDEFYAKQALDAGVDIRMDVEVHNVLRTGDYFTLSTSRGKLKCRLVIVSDGINSKIAGLLGLRSLKHPEDIAWAMEAEVEAEGIGEPDMFEYYVGNHAPGWKSTYSPCGGNRATLGVYVRRHGRDVSDFFDAWVARFKALKGIENLTIISTSVGGDPIAAIPGDMVADGIMLTGGSAGQSGIGYGMHAGQMCGDVAADAIAKGDVSRRALSEYRRLWNEAYRTEYYLGRFALETLRKMSDNEINEMMKVFEGEDLKVLGGTSFNQAVQISRLILKKNPSALLSYRAILRTK from the coding sequence ATGGATTCTGATATAATAGTAATAGGTGCTTCCTCTGCCGGTATGATGGCAGCCAGGAACGCCGCCCGAAAGGGCAGAAGTGTCATCCTGCTCGACAGGAAGGAAGCAGCAGGTATCCCTTCACACCCCGCGAACACCTTTTTCAAAGGCATGTTTGACAGGACAGGCGAGACCCTGGACCAGAGTTATGTCATCAAGACACTCAAAGGCGCTCACATCATTGCTCCTTCAGGCAGAGAGGTCATATTCGAAGGTGAATCCTATTTCCTTGACCGCAGGAAGTTCGATGAATTCTATGCAAAACAGGCCTTGGATGCAGGAGTTGACATACGTATGGATGTTGAGGTGCATAATGTCCTCAGGACCGGGGACTATTTTACCCTGAGCACTTCCCGGGGTAAACTTAAATGCAGGCTTGTCATCGTGTCAGATGGCATCAACTCAAAGATAGCCGGCCTTCTGGGGCTCAGGTCCCTGAAGCATCCTGAGGACATTGCATGGGCCATGGAGGCTGAGGTTGAAGCTGAGGGCATTGGTGAGCCTGACATGTTCGAATACTATGTAGGTAACCATGCACCCGGCTGGAAGTCCACTTACTCTCCCTGCGGCGGCAATCGTGCGACTTTGGGAGTATATGTGCGCAGGCATGGAAGGGACGTTTCGGACTTTTTCGATGCCTGGGTTGCAAGGTTCAAAGCCCTCAAAGGCATAGAAAATCTTACTATCATAAGCACTTCAGTTGGTGGCGACCCTATAGCAGCCATACCTGGTGATATGGTCGCTGATGGTATCATGCTCACTGGCGGCTCTGCAGGTCAGTCGGGAATAGGTTATGGCATGCATGCCGGCCAGATGTGCGGTGACGTTGCCGCGGATGCCATTGCAAAAGGAGATGTTTCCAGAAGAGCGCTCTCAGAGTATAGGAGATTATGGAACGAGGCTTACCGGACAGAGTACTATCTTGGAAGGTTTGCCCTTGAAACACTCCGGAAAATGAGCGACAATGAGATAAACGAGATGATGAAGGTCTTTGAAGGTGAGGATTTGAAGGTTCTGGGTGGAACTTCCTTCAATCAGGCTGTCCAGATATCCCGGCTGATCCTGAAGAAAAATCCCTCAGCACTACTCTCATACCGGGCTATCCTGCGGACAAAATAA
- a CDS encoding moaA/nifB/pqqE family protein, with amino-acid sequence MDKSMQKKYFFYRNPLFKVYARVENNKVRMGTSGLASSIAGKFVSGMLEIFEGTKPSKVENDRLIYSTWMPPVPSKAFDRLVASQMSAMRGRFVPEQLTISITEDCPNKCIHCALPDTRNKAKLSPEIVRSVIDQAQELGTTLIIFDGGEPLVYDGLEELISYVDQTKAIPALFTSGVGLTKERAASLKDAGLYMLSVSLDSSTETGHDHMRGRPGVFREAMSAIHNGLEAGLLVNMYVVLSPLNIRELDDFYSLAKKAGVHELSFFEIVPTGRWLEHEDEVLSAEDLQRFDDFVARVADLEGPRVFPIPHMVKRFGCFAGRKWLHITPEGDILPCACMPLPYGNIHSESLESVWKRLYKDPLFTAGPCLMRDTSFRQSKLGLEK; translated from the coding sequence ATGGACAAGAGTATGCAGAAGAAGTATTTCTTTTACAGGAACCCTTTATTTAAGGTGTATGCTAGGGTGGAGAATAATAAAGTGCGCATGGGCACCTCGGGCCTGGCTTCTTCGATAGCCGGTAAATTCGTATCTGGCATGTTGGAGATCTTTGAGGGAACAAAGCCTTCAAAAGTGGAGAATGACAGGCTAATCTATTCCACCTGGATGCCTCCTGTCCCAAGTAAAGCCTTTGACCGGCTTGTTGCAAGCCAGATGAGTGCTATGAGGGGTCGTTTCGTTCCGGAGCAGCTCACCATATCAATAACTGAAGACTGCCCCAATAAGTGCATACATTGCGCCCTTCCTGATACCAGGAACAAGGCAAAACTGTCGCCGGAAATTGTGCGATCAGTCATCGATCAGGCGCAAGAGCTTGGAACAACATTGATAATCTTTGACGGGGGGGAGCCCCTTGTCTATGACGGACTGGAGGAGCTCATCAGTTACGTGGACCAGACAAAGGCCATTCCAGCCCTGTTCACTTCAGGCGTGGGCCTTACAAAAGAGCGGGCTGCAAGCCTTAAGGATGCAGGGCTGTATATGCTCAGCGTCAGCCTTGACAGTTCGACCGAGACAGGCCACGATCATATGCGTGGTCGTCCCGGTGTTTTCAGAGAGGCGATGTCAGCTATCCATAATGGTCTGGAAGCAGGCCTGCTAGTAAACATGTATGTGGTGCTGTCGCCGCTCAATATAAGGGAACTGGATGATTTCTATTCACTTGCGAAGAAGGCAGGCGTTCATGAGCTCTCTTTCTTTGAGATAGTGCCCACTGGTCGCTGGCTGGAACATGAGGATGAAGTGCTGTCAGCAGAGGACCTGCAAAGGTTTGATGATTTTGTAGCGAGGGTGGCAGATCTGGAAGGACCCAGGGTCTTTCCGATACCACATATGGTAAAGCGTTTTGGCTGCTTTGCCGGAAGGAAATGGCTGCACATAACCCCCGAAGGGGATATCCTTCCCTGCGCCTGCATGCCTCTGCCGTACGGTAACATCCACAGTGAATCTCTGGAATCTGTATGGAAAAGGTTATACAAGGATCCTCTTTTTACTGCAGGCCCCTGCCTTATGAGGGATACTTCTTTCAGACAATCAAAACTCGGACTGGAAAAATAA
- a CDS encoding phosphoserine phosphatase: MFKELNDKKTDLKKQSEDYKVKRNELNAEASTLAAKRNELNKKTKDLINEAQDFKKLRDENNEKVKEYKVIRDDVNAKANDIFAKIDQIRNENNMSGPSIKDIRKEIDRLEFAQQTEVLTTSKERELVSKITDLQKQYVAKKGQLEGNQELKQLLTEAQEIRDQASEHHKVLSEFAQKAQEYHDKMITTFKEADKIRAESDAAHKDFVKFQESADEQHKLFIAAQKEIRDIDKELRKMKKGDVDGKKEAAKADARKDAEDIFDKFKSGGKLTTENLMALQRSGLLK; encoded by the coding sequence ATGTTCAAGGAACTGAACGATAAAAAGACTGATCTTAAAAAGCAGTCAGAAGATTACAAGGTAAAGAGGAATGAACTCAATGCAGAAGCAAGCACATTAGCCGCAAAGCGTAATGAGCTGAACAAAAAGACCAAGGACCTTATCAACGAGGCGCAGGACTTCAAGAAGCTTCGTGACGAGAACAACGAGAAGGTCAAGGAATATAAGGTAATTCGTGACGATGTCAATGCAAAGGCAAACGACATATTTGCAAAGATAGACCAAATCCGCAATGAGAACAACATGAGCGGTCCTTCTATCAAGGACATACGCAAGGAAATCGACAGGCTCGAATTTGCCCAGCAGACAGAAGTTCTCACAACAAGTAAAGAGAGAGAGCTTGTTAGCAAGATTACCGATCTCCAAAAACAGTACGTTGCAAAGAAAGGACAGCTTGAAGGTAACCAGGAGCTCAAGCAGTTGCTGACCGAGGCCCAGGAAATAAGGGACCAGGCTTCAGAGCACCACAAGGTACTTTCCGAATTTGCCCAGAAAGCACAGGAATATCATGACAAGATGATAACCACTTTCAAAGAGGCTGACAAGATACGTGCTGAATCCGACGCTGCTCACAAAGACTTTGTCAAGTTCCAGGAAAGCGCAGACGAGCAACACAAGCTCTTCATCGCAGCTCAGAAAGAGATCCGCGACATTGACAAGGAACTTCGCAAGATGAAGAAGGGCGATGTTGACGGGAAGAAAGAGGCTGCAAAGGCAGATGCTCGCAAGGATGCCGAGGATATTTTCGATAAATTCAAGTCCGGTGGCAAACTTACAACCGAGAACCTCATGGCTCTTCAGAGATCAGGACTTCTCAAGTAA
- a CDS encoding radical SAM domain-containing protein, with protein MLLTYGNVHKESLRSVWNRLYKDSVFTAGPCLMRDSCFRQSKLGLEK; from the coding sequence ATGCTTCTGACGTACGGTAATGTGCATAAGGAATCCCTCAGGTCTGTCTGGAATAGATTATACAAAGACTCGGTTTTCACAGCAGGTCCGTGCCTGATGCGTGATAGTTGTTTCAGGCAGTCAAAGCTCGGGCTGGAAAAATAA
- a CDS encoding phosphoserine phosphatase, with translation MDSTLIDAETIDELAAVAGVGHKVAMITEMAMNGKLEYSHALNERVKLLEGLSVQKAQEALDKMPFMPGAHELVKFFKSRGYKTAMISGGFTIATARVGNALGMDHVISNELIIDNGCLTGEVTGPLTGRGNKELALEEISREYGIEPEECIVIGDGANDICIFKRARYAIAFNAKPILHQYADVVITKKDLEAVIPVIEALDV, from the coding sequence ATGGATAGCACTCTAATTGATGCTGAGACCATTGATGAACTTGCAGCGGTAGCTGGAGTTGGACATAAAGTGGCCATGATTACTGAAATGGCTATGAATGGGAAACTTGAATATTCACATGCCCTGAATGAGAGAGTAAAGCTACTTGAAGGTCTTTCAGTGCAAAAGGCACAGGAGGCTCTGGATAAGATGCCTTTTATGCCCGGAGCGCATGAACTGGTCAAATTCTTCAAATCCCGGGGTTACAAGACCGCAATGATATCCGGCGGATTTACCATTGCCACTGCAAGAGTGGGCAATGCGCTGGGTATGGACCATGTAATCTCCAACGAGCTTATAATTGACAACGGCTGCCTTACAGGAGAGGTCACGGGGCCGCTCACAGGACGCGGGAACAAAGAACTCGCCCTGGAAGAGATCTCCCGTGAATATGGGATAGAACCTGAAGAGTGCATTGTTATAGGCGATGGGGCAAATGACATCTGTATCTTTAAAAGAGCCAGGTATGCCATTGCATTCAATGCCAAGCCTATACTGCATCAATATGCAGATGTTGTGATTACTAAGAAGGACCTCGAGGCAGTAATTCCAGTGATAGAAGCGCTGGATGTGTAA
- a CDS encoding UbiA prenyltransferase, producing MVSSSDTKTRNPYIELLRPEIADMDFALPAASALLAAYLATGSLPPLIPFIIAVIGGYAAITSSYVYNDCCDMDIDKINLPNRPLVSDRLTRDKALKYSLLLFLIASAAALYLNPESFTVLVIAVATISVYSAVAKRATFLSFVPVGIAYGLVPIGIWLAFDPAGILRQPDYGSILPLPAIFLGLMMCFTDWGFTLSGVARDVVGDRERGAPTFPVTFGVPATAKFVTFMWIVGVIASLAIGLTAGLGPVYFAGALLGGGWMLSQSFDFIGTPTPERGGRLFLQGSRYRGIMFGSLILDVVLSILLPGYAGILSQVTGVF from the coding sequence ATGGTTTCAAGTTCCGATACAAAAACAAGGAATCCCTATATAGAGCTGCTTCGCCCGGAAATAGCTGACATGGATTTTGCACTGCCTGCAGCAAGTGCATTGCTGGCAGCCTATCTTGCAACGGGCTCCCTCCCTCCTCTCATCCCATTCATTATCGCAGTTATCGGAGGTTACGCAGCCATTACAAGCTCCTATGTATACAATGACTGCTGTGACATGGATATCGACAAGATAAACCTGCCAAACCGTCCTCTTGTATCGGACAGGCTCACAAGGGATAAAGCCCTGAAATACTCCCTCCTGCTTTTCCTGATAGCCAGCGCGGCGGCCCTGTATCTCAATCCGGAATCCTTTACAGTGCTCGTTATTGCCGTGGCGACCATCAGCGTTTATTCGGCCGTTGCAAAAAGGGCTACCTTCCTGAGCTTTGTGCCTGTGGGCATAGCCTACGGTCTCGTACCAATCGGTATCTGGCTGGCTTTTGATCCTGCTGGCATCCTTAGACAGCCCGACTATGGCTCCATACTTCCTCTGCCTGCTATCTTCCTGGGGCTGATGATGTGCTTCACAGACTGGGGTTTTACATTGTCGGGAGTCGCAAGGGATGTTGTCGGGGATCGTGAAAGAGGAGCTCCTACGTTCCCGGTGACCTTCGGAGTACCCGCGACCGCAAAGTTTGTCACTTTCATGTGGATTGTGGGTGTGATAGCATCTCTTGCAATAGGCTTGACTGCAGGGCTAGGTCCTGTCTATTTCGCAGGTGCGCTCCTTGGAGGCGGCTGGATGCTCTCTCAGTCATTTGATTTTATAGGGACGCCGACTCCCGAGAGGGGAGGCAGGCTTTTCCTGCAGGGCTCAAGGTATAGGGGAATAATGTTTGGTTCTCTTATACTGGATGTAGTGCTTTCTATTCTCCTGCCTGGATATGCAGGAATACTGAGTCAGGTAACAGGGGTATTCTAA